The Hyphomonas sediminis genome contains the following window.
CTCGGCGCGGTGCTCTCGGGCCGCCGTTTCGCGGTCGCTCCGGAACTCTCGGGCAGCCTCTCGCTGAAGCTGGACAAGCCGGTCAACGATACCTTCTCGATCATCGGCCGCATCAACCAGCAATATTCGGGTGGTTACATCACCAACAACTCGAACTTCCTGGAACAGGGTGGTTTCGGCCTTCTCAACCTCAACCTCGGCGTCAAGTCCGTCGATGGCTGGACGCTTGAGGCCTGGGTGCAGAACGCGTTCGACAAGCGCTACGTCACCAACCACTTCTCCACAACGCTCCAGTCGGGTGACACCAACGCCTATATGAGCGCCCCGCGCACATTCGGCGTCACGCTGCGCGGTTCCTTCTGATCTGACATAACCCAGATGTGAACACCCCTTCCCTTGCGGTCACCTCCGAAAAGAGGTGACCGCAAATTCAAATCTGATGATAACTCCAGATCCACTGACCGACAGAAACGCCAACAGGAACACTTCCGATGTCCCAGACGCTCCTGCCGCCCAGCATAGCTGCCAATCCCCAATCGCGGGTTCGCGTCACCCTGTGGCTGTTGCTTATCGTCAACGCCTTCAATTTTGTTGACCGCCAGATTGTCAATATTCTCGCCGAGCCTATCAAAAATGATCTCGGCCTCTCGGATACTCAGATCGGCCTGATGACAGGCCTCGCCTTCGCCCTGGTTTACACGACGCTCGGCATTCCGATTGCGCGTTGGGCAGACAATCCCAAGTCAAACCGGGTCGGCATCGTGTCCGGCTCGCTCGCCATCTGGTCGGGCATGACGGTCCTTTGCGGCCTCGCCACGAACTTCTGGCAACTCCTGCTTGCGCGCATCGGCGTCGGCGTGGGCGAAGCAGGCTGCACGCCCGCCTCCCACTCGCTGATTGGCGACACAGTGCCCGCGGAAAAGCGCGGCTCTGCGATTGCCTTCTTCGGCCTCGGCATTCCGATCGGCTCGCTGATGGGCATGGTCATCGGTGGCGTGCTGGCTGATACTGTCGGCTGGCGGCTTGCTTTCATGGTGGCCGGCATTCCAGGCGTCCTGCTTGCGCTGCTGCTATGGTTCGCCGTTAAAGAGCCCCGCAAGGCGGGCACGCTGGCGGAAGCCGCCGCCCGCCTCAAGGCCAGCCAGGCTGCCCCCCGCTCCACCATCGGCGAAACGCTGAAGGAAGTGCTAAGCTCGAAAGTCTTCATCTTTGCCACCCTCGGCGCGTCCTTCGTCGCGTTCCTGGGATATGGCAAAGGCGTCTGGAACGGCATCTTCCTCATCCGCTCGCATGGGTTGGAGCTGTGGCAGGTCGGCGTGTTCTACGGCGTCGGAACAGGCATCGGCGGCATCCTCGGAACATGGCTCGGCGGCTGGACGTCGGATCGGTTCGGCGTCAAGAAGCCCGTCCATTATATGCTGGCCCCGGCCATCGCCATGCTGCTCACGGTGCCAATCCTGCTGATCGGCTATATCGGCCCGGTTTGGGTTGCC
Protein-coding sequences here:
- a CDS encoding spinster family MFS transporter, which encodes MSQTLLPPSIAANPQSRVRVTLWLLLIVNAFNFVDRQIVNILAEPIKNDLGLSDTQIGLMTGLAFALVYTTLGIPIARWADNPKSNRVGIVSGSLAIWSGMTVLCGLATNFWQLLLARIGVGVGEAGCTPASHSLIGDTVPAEKRGSAIAFFGLGIPIGSLMGMVIGGVLADTVGWRLAFMVAGIPGVLLALLLWFAVKEPRKAGTLAEAAARLKASQAAPRSTIGETLKEVLSSKVFIFATLGASFVAFLGYGKGVWNGIFLIRSHGLELWQVGVFYGVGTGIGGILGTWLGGWTSDRFGVKKPVHYMLAPAIAMLLTVPILLIGYIGPVWVAIPMLTLSAALSGVYYAPTFGCVQLLISPASRAVAVSLMLFTLNLIGLGLGPLLFGILSDVLAPVAGSESVRWSLYVAGFMGVIPATLYWLASRNIQAELNAKAAEESPVADTFS